Proteins encoded by one window of Desulfotignum phosphitoxidans DSM 13687:
- a CDS encoding GNAT family N-acetyltransferase, whose protein sequence is MEWTRHFIELNKSIHDRTSFDCGEPELNAFFQNRAVKHMKTGISRTMVLPATVSLSNQKFPICAFYSVTPGAVCRDHFPVNLAKKLPRYPVPVFILAQLAVHTECHGRGLGKVTLIKALSYLREVNTFMPAYAVAVDCLTDAAQSFYAKYGFEILCEHNGRIRMFLPMKTIDRLFKKP, encoded by the coding sequence ATGGAATGGACCAGACATTTCATTGAGCTGAATAAATCCATTCATGATCGGACCTCTTTTGATTGTGGAGAGCCGGAACTCAATGCGTTTTTTCAAAACCGGGCGGTAAAACATATGAAAACGGGCATCAGCCGGACCATGGTTTTGCCGGCAACCGTTTCATTATCGAATCAGAAATTCCCAATTTGCGCATTTTACAGCGTGACACCCGGAGCTGTATGCCGTGACCATTTTCCTGTGAATCTGGCAAAAAAATTACCACGCTACCCTGTTCCCGTGTTTATATTGGCTCAGCTTGCCGTTCACACGGAGTGCCATGGCCGTGGTCTGGGTAAGGTTACTTTGATAAAGGCCCTGTCGTACCTGCGGGAAGTCAACACATTTATGCCGGCCTATGCAGTCGCAGTTGACTGTCTGACTGATGCCGCTCAAAGTTTTTATGCAAAATACGGCTTTGAGATATTGTGTGAACACAATGGCCGCATTCGAATGTTTCTGCCGATGAAGACGATAGACCGATTATTCAAAAAACCATAA
- a CDS encoding type II toxin-antitoxin system TacA family antitoxin codes for MTTARLDIRLDEDIKVRAEKATALLGLKSLTEYVVRLMDENSTRIIAQHETMVVDDDIFDRFISACEKAKDPNDALIEANRFTEENGL; via the coding sequence ATGACAACCGCACGTTTGGATATAAGACTTGATGAAGACATTAAAGTTAGAGCGGAAAAAGCAACAGCGCTTTTAGGCTTGAAAAGTCTCACGGAATATGTGGTCAGATTAATGGATGAGAATTCAACCCGGATCATTGCACAACATGAGACCATGGTTGTTGACGATGATATTTTTGACCGGTTCATCTCAGCTTGTGAAAAGGCAAAAGACCCCAATGATGCTTTAATCGAAGCCAATCGGTTTACTGAAGAAAACGGGCTTTAA
- a CDS encoding DUF2442 domain-containing protein: MMPPRQEMKIREWILANQVAVDELGGIFWPEGEDLSPEFLLHHSG; the protein is encoded by the coding sequence ATGATGCCGCCCAGGCAGGAGATGAAAATCAGGGAATGGATATTGGCCAATCAGGTCGCCGTCGACGAACTCGGCGGCATTTTCTGGCCTGAAGGAGAAGACCTGTCACCGGAATTTTTGTTACACCACAGCGGGTGA